The following are encoded in a window of Sutcliffiella horikoshii genomic DNA:
- a CDS encoding glutaredoxin family protein, with amino-acid sequence MNKQLIVYSAPGCRECELVKEFLKEHQVAFEVRDLLANREYQQEVEKFGFMGIPVTAVGDEAVKGFNPGELNRLIDLVKSRSGQTEE; translated from the coding sequence ATGAACAAACAACTTATCGTCTACTCAGCACCAGGTTGCAGAGAGTGTGAATTGGTAAAGGAATTTCTAAAAGAGCATCAGGTAGCGTTTGAGGTGAGAGATTTACTAGCAAACAGGGAATACCAACAGGAAGTGGAGAAATTCGGATTCATGGGTATTCCGGTTACGGCTGTGGGTGATGAGGCGGTAAAAGGATTTAACCCAGGGGAACTAAATAGGCTGATAGATCTTGTAAAATCAAGGTCGGGGCAAACAGAGGAGTAA
- a CDS encoding N-acetylmuramoyl-L-alanine amidase, which produces MPKTIYLLLITISILTGCSTPTAQKDTPIKESPPIVKSVDIESPETFTLDMEEWLLPKKNSRVRGAPITHVMLHFTNNALRAPQDPYNIEEVYSLFEEYEVSAHYMIDRDGEIYLLVPEERAAFHAGKGHLLNYQNYESGLNDYSIGIELLAVGTSEEMLSIMPAEIYDSISPSDIGYTDAQYASLKELLDDILHRNPLIKSDREHIIGHDEYAPVRKSDPGDLFDWSRIGY; this is translated from the coding sequence ATGCCTAAGACTATTTATCTACTACTTATAACTATTTCTATTTTAACAGGGTGCTCTACCCCTACCGCTCAGAAGGATACACCAATAAAAGAGAGTCCGCCAATTGTAAAGTCTGTCGACATTGAATCTCCTGAAACTTTTACTCTAGACATGGAGGAATGGCTCCTCCCAAAGAAAAATTCAAGAGTTAGAGGTGCCCCTATCACACATGTCATGCTACATTTTACAAACAACGCGCTCCGTGCTCCACAGGACCCTTATAATATCGAGGAAGTCTATTCACTTTTTGAAGAGTATGAGGTGTCTGCTCATTATATGATAGACAGGGATGGCGAAATCTACCTCCTGGTGCCGGAAGAACGTGCAGCCTTTCATGCCGGAAAAGGGCATTTATTAAACTACCAAAATTATGAGAGTGGTCTGAACGACTATTCGATCGGGATAGAATTGCTGGCTGTGGGGACTAGTGAAGAGATGCTTTCAATAATGCCAGCTGAGATATATGATTCCATTTCTCCTTCCGACATAGGGTACACAGATGCTCAGTATGCTTCATTGAAAGAGTTATTGGATGATATTTTACACCGAAATCCATTAATCAAGAGCGACCGTGAACATATAATTGGTCATGACGAATATGCTCCTGTCCGGAAAAGCGACCCTGGTGATTTGTTTGATTGGTCTAGAATAGGATATTAA
- a CDS encoding TRM11 family SAM-dependent methyltransferase — MTEQKKPTYIYTYAYSKEERSLCHLEMRSFFGKATDDNIIKSNIKIDASRSPFIRERIEVMYEGAALQELIDQVKDIKMGDQTFKVIFSKINDRKAPETIEYQERRDIERAIGWVIEGEADVHQPDHIFGMAIVGERWYFGHYLKSEAVWLQHTKKPREYSTALSTRVARAVSNIAVPDPEGINAIDPCCGIGTVLVEALSMGIDMDGRDINPLVVDGSRENIEHFGLKGKVTLGPISEVTDNYDVAVIDMPYNLYTHATPEDQLSILKHARRFAKKVVVITIETMDDMVKEAGFTIIDRCETQKGYFTREILVCE; from the coding sequence TTGACAGAGCAAAAGAAACCAACGTATATATATACGTATGCATACAGCAAGGAAGAGCGTTCCCTGTGCCATTTGGAGATGCGATCTTTTTTCGGCAAGGCAACAGATGATAACATTATTAAAAGCAACATAAAGATTGATGCGAGCAGAAGCCCTTTTATCCGTGAAAGAATTGAAGTGATGTATGAAGGGGCTGCACTGCAGGAACTAATTGATCAAGTGAAGGATATTAAGATGGGAGACCAAACTTTCAAGGTTATATTCTCTAAAATAAATGACAGGAAAGCTCCTGAAACCATTGAATATCAAGAACGTCGTGATATCGAACGTGCCATCGGGTGGGTGATTGAAGGCGAGGCGGATGTTCATCAACCAGATCACATTTTCGGGATGGCCATTGTCGGTGAACGCTGGTATTTCGGTCATTATCTAAAAAGTGAAGCGGTATGGCTTCAGCATACGAAAAAGCCCAGGGAATATTCAACTGCTTTAAGTACCCGCGTGGCAAGGGCTGTATCCAATATAGCCGTCCCGGATCCTGAGGGGATAAACGCCATCGATCCTTGCTGTGGGATAGGAACGGTACTTGTTGAAGCATTATCTATGGGGATTGATATGGATGGAAGAGACATAAACCCGCTTGTGGTAGACGGTTCAAGGGAGAATATTGAACATTTCGGCCTTAAAGGTAAGGTCACGCTCGGACCAATTTCGGAAGTAACGGATAATTATGATGTGGCAGTTATTGATATGCCATATAATCTTTATACCCATGCCACTCCGGAAGACCAATTATCCATCTTGAAGCATGCACGCCGTTTTGCAAAGAAAGTCGTCGTCATCACTATAGAGACAATGGATGACATGGTGAAGGAAGCGGGGTTCACCATTATCGATCGCTGTGAAACCCAAAAAGGCTATTTTACAAGAGAGATATTAGTATGTGAATGA
- a CDS encoding YveK family protein codes for MDDRMNIKKFLQVLKRRFKTITLTFLCFFLFTIIACLFIIKPTYEATSTILVGKLEGTGAGQGAGQGEISMLLASTMDLLKSPIVLNEVKTKMNITTDLEEEVSLQNNKNSQIINILVRDHDPDVAKEIAQNISSTAVTFMMESFNVGDVQVLNATDIEPEEVGSLALNLGIGFVVSMFLGVGVAMLREDLDDAIKHSKEVEELIGLPVLGTINLKQKMRVPILIDERTQGRRTVKSKSRREVRV; via the coding sequence ATGGACGATAGAATGAATATTAAAAAGTTTCTTCAAGTTTTAAAGCGTCGTTTCAAAACTATTACTCTCACTTTCTTATGTTTCTTTTTATTCACGATTATTGCTTGTTTATTTATTATCAAACCCACCTATGAAGCTACTTCCACCATACTTGTCGGGAAGCTTGAGGGGACAGGTGCTGGTCAGGGAGCGGGACAAGGGGAAATAAGTATGCTTTTGGCTTCGACCATGGACCTGTTAAAGAGCCCGATTGTATTAAATGAAGTGAAAACTAAAATGAATATTACAACCGATTTAGAAGAAGAAGTTTCTTTGCAAAATAATAAAAACTCACAAATCATTAATATCCTTGTAAGGGACCATGATCCTGATGTGGCCAAGGAAATCGCACAAAATATTTCTTCGACAGCAGTGACGTTTATGATGGAGTCCTTCAATGTTGGGGATGTGCAAGTGTTAAATGCAACCGATATCGAACCTGAAGAAGTTGGTAGTCTTGCCCTGAATTTAGGAATTGGTTTTGTTGTAAGCATGTTTTTAGGTGTAGGGGTAGCCATGTTGCGGGAAGATCTGGATGATGCCATCAAACATTCCAAAGAAGTGGAAGAGTTGATAGGCTTGCCGGTGTTGGGGACGATCAATTTAAAGCAAAAGATGAGAGTACCTATACTTATAGATGAACGAACTCAAGGGAGAAGAACGGTGAAATCGAAAAGTAGGAGGGAAGTACGTGTTTAA